In Paenibacillus ihbetae, the following are encoded in one genomic region:
- the liaF gene encoding cell wall-active antibiotics response protein LiaF produces MTMSRKGWSKLSSGLLLIGIGVLFLLNQLDLVDVDLGYIFSTFWPVFIIWFGLQSLIYARGGGLWGAVVPLIIGFYFLGRNLGVVDFTFGDLVKYAIPIMLIGFGLQVIFTPKHQAPPPPSPPKPDDFTSARGEGFHEIPEPPEAQPLDSSLDEEFERRFGKQDSMDKTDKTGMNGIGGMNGGAERRAGHSESVKGYRWQGKHHADRRDEDRGGERDDRRKYRDYIGMDGRDSRYGDAYGPNEHEHNHSHYGHADHYGHHHGYAGHDTVNKSSFIGDVHMGKDYFQLKPTNISQFIGDTVLDLTKAQIPYGETKINISAFIGDVKVFVPNDSDVGIHVSTSSFIGDMKVLEEKRSGFMGSAGLESPYYREAGKKIRINVSVFIGDVKVNKVG; encoded by the coding sequence ATGACCATGAGTAGAAAAGGGTGGAGCAAGCTCAGCAGCGGTTTGCTGCTCATCGGGATCGGTGTATTGTTTCTTCTCAATCAGCTGGATCTTGTAGATGTGGATCTCGGATATATTTTCTCAACCTTCTGGCCGGTGTTCATTATTTGGTTCGGACTGCAGAGTTTGATTTATGCGCGCGGAGGAGGGCTATGGGGCGCCGTCGTTCCGCTGATTATCGGCTTCTATTTCCTGGGCCGGAATTTGGGTGTCGTCGACTTTACCTTCGGTGATCTGGTTAAATACGCCATTCCGATTATGCTGATCGGCTTCGGTCTGCAGGTGATATTTACTCCGAAGCATCAGGCGCCGCCGCCACCGTCCCCGCCTAAGCCTGACGACTTCACCTCCGCACGGGGAGAGGGCTTTCATGAAATTCCGGAGCCGCCGGAGGCCCAGCCGCTGGATTCTTCTCTGGATGAGGAGTTCGAGCGCAGATTCGGCAAGCAGGACAGCATGGACAAGACCGACAAGACCGGCATGAACGGTATAGGCGGTATGAACGGCGGTGCAGAACGGAGAGCTGGACACAGCGAATCGGTGAAGGGGTATCGCTGGCAGGGCAAGCATCATGCCGACCGACGCGATGAAGACCGTGGCGGCGAACGGGACGATCGCAGAAAATACCGGGATTATATCGGTATGGACGGCCGGGATTCCCGGTACGGGGATGCCTATGGTCCAAACGAGCACGAGCACAACCATAGCCATTACGGCCATGCCGATCATTATGGACACCATCACGGCTATGCCGGTCATGATACGGTGAACAAGTCCTCTTTCATCGGGGATGTGCATATGGGCAAGGATTATTTTCAGCTCAAGCCGACGAATATTTCCCAGTTTATCGGCGACACGGTGCTTGATTTAACCAAAGCCCAAATCCCTTACGGGGAAACCAAAATCAATATCTCGGCATTCATCGGCGATGTGAAGGTATTCGTTCCGAATGACTCGGATGTCGGGATCCATGTATCAACCAGCTCGTTCATCGGCGATATGAAGGTTCTGGAGGAGAAGCGGAGCGGCTTTATGGGAAGCGCCGGTCTGGAAAGCCCGTATTACAGGGAAGCGGGCAAGAAAATTCGAATCAATGTCAGCGTATTTATCGGTGACGTTAAAGTGAACAAGGTAGGGTAA
- a CDS encoding S1C family serine protease, whose translation MDDPRKRYGYPDDERANNEPGNEPNRQEEPASGSSSYYYSYGPFQSLSNERDSEQTEDNPYRRRESQEVEVTAPQPVKPIPSSGYVQSQSAGQQGGSGGPSDAVTRNTHWNYSSKPKTSVKTVLLSFLAGVIVISSLMFAADRTNLFTPDAAFSSEQPSQETAAPVDSSGNGNDSGATTASAMIPTNQGDVSAVVDEAGPAVVLIETLVNSRSGQSSNPSLNDPFWYFFGGGPSSQQEDSGNSGNNGNGGNQQLVPSGLGSGFIFDKSGYILTNEHVIHGADVIQVTVQGTKKPYEAKLLGSSYELDLAVLKIEGDNFPSVKLGDSDSVKVGEWLVAIGNPGGFDHTVTAGVLSSKEREIEIPGTNGEEDRSYKHLLQTDASINPGNSGGPLLNLKGEVIGMNVAVSAEAQGIGFAIPSSTIKEVLDYLKNNQEVPKEPEPFIGAELATVTPQIAQQLGSSVTEGSYVNRVVFRSPAYEADLRQYDIIIGVDGQKYPTHTDLIELIQSKKVGDKITLNVDRNGKKIDLPLTIGDRNEFEASLQQQQRQP comes from the coding sequence ATGGACGATCCAAGAAAGCGATATGGCTATCCAGATGATGAGCGAGCGAACAACGAACCCGGCAATGAGCCGAACAGACAAGAGGAACCAGCCTCGGGCAGCTCTTCCTACTACTATTCGTACGGACCCTTTCAGTCCCTATCCAATGAGAGGGACAGCGAGCAAACCGAAGACAACCCGTATAGGAGACGGGAATCCCAAGAGGTTGAGGTTACGGCACCGCAGCCCGTAAAACCGATTCCGTCTTCCGGCTACGTCCAATCGCAATCGGCCGGACAACAGGGCGGCAGCGGGGGACCGTCGGACGCCGTGACAAGGAATACGCATTGGAACTACAGCTCCAAGCCGAAAACGTCAGTCAAAACGGTGCTGCTGTCCTTTCTCGCAGGCGTTATCGTCATCTCGAGCTTGATGTTTGCCGCAGACCGGACGAATCTGTTCACGCCTGACGCCGCCTTCTCATCCGAACAGCCGTCTCAGGAAACGGCGGCGCCTGTCGATAGTAGCGGTAACGGCAACGACAGCGGCGCGACAACGGCATCCGCGATGATTCCAACCAACCAAGGGGACGTTTCGGCTGTCGTGGATGAAGCCGGCCCTGCCGTTGTCCTGATCGAAACGCTGGTCAACAGCCGCAGCGGGCAAAGCTCCAATCCGAGTCTGAACGATCCGTTCTGGTATTTCTTCGGCGGGGGCCCGTCCAGTCAGCAGGAAGACAGCGGCAATAGCGGCAACAACGGTAACGGCGGCAATCAGCAGCTCGTGCCTTCGGGTCTCGGCTCCGGCTTTATATTCGATAAGTCCGGTTACATTCTGACGAACGAGCACGTTATTCATGGCGCCGACGTCATTCAAGTTACGGTCCAAGGCACCAAGAAGCCGTATGAAGCCAAGCTGCTCGGCTCCAGCTACGAGCTCGACCTGGCCGTGCTGAAGATTGAAGGGGATAACTTCCCGTCGGTTAAGCTGGGCGACTCCGATTCCGTGAAAGTCGGTGAATGGCTGGTGGCGATCGGCAACCCGGGAGGGTTCGATCATACCGTAACCGCCGGCGTGTTAAGCTCCAAAGAGCGCGAAATCGAAATTCCAGGAACGAATGGAGAAGAGGACCGCTCCTATAAGCACCTGCTGCAGACGGACGCCTCGATCAACCCGGGGAACTCGGGCGGACCGCTCTTGAACCTGAAGGGTGAAGTGATCGGGATGAACGTGGCCGTCAGCGCAGAAGCGCAGGGCATCGGCTTTGCGATTCCGTCCAGCACGATTAAGGAAGTGCTGGATTACCTGAAGAACAACCAGGAAGTTCCGAAAGAGCCGGAACCGTTTATCGGAGCGGAGCTGGCAACCGTTACGCCGCAAATTGCACAGCAGCTTGGATCAAGCGTAACGGAAGGCTCTTACGTCAATCGTGTCGTTTTCCGCTCGCCGGCGTATGAAGCCGACCTTCGCCAATATGACATCATCATTGGCGTGGATGGTCAGAAATACCCGACGCATACCGATTTGATCGAACTCATTCAATCGAAGAAGGTCGGCGATAAAATTACGCTTAACGTCGACCGCAACGGCAAGAAAATCGACCTGCCGCTGACGATTGGGGATAGAAACGAGTTTGAGGCTTCCCTCCAGCAGCAGCAACGGCAGCCGTAA
- a CDS encoding sensor histidine kinase translates to MGFLKNTKWIIMVNFLLIGAGVAVFLYAADQTGYIHIIDNRLWFVYAVGVILFSGIAGYIAGQRIQRPLDLLHLNMLQAAKGNLTVRLPVIEDGSFSRVYDEFNGMIEALEKKVKLLQRLGEQEVMEKEIAAEAAVLEERRRMARDLHDTVSQQLFAIHMSASSLPAVLKRNPEHGDQVLGQLIEMSHIAQKQMRALIAQLRPVELEGRTLEEALEKWFPDYCRQNGLKGMKDVELYGGVSEAIEHQLFLIIQEAVANIVKHAGAGLVSMSLREDQKRVVLSISDDGIGFDEIAGRQGSYGLSTMRERAEKLGGQVEIISKKGAGTTVRVNIPLFDDENGQEDSGEDQAEREVPAGAGTLERGAGE, encoded by the coding sequence ATGGGATTTTTAAAAAACACAAAATGGATCATCATGGTCAATTTCCTTCTGATTGGAGCCGGCGTCGCTGTATTCCTGTATGCAGCGGACCAAACCGGCTATATACATATTATAGATAACCGGCTGTGGTTCGTTTACGCAGTCGGTGTCATTCTGTTTTCGGGCATCGCGGGGTATATCGCAGGCCAGCGCATCCAGCGGCCGCTGGATCTTCTTCACTTAAATATGCTCCAGGCAGCGAAGGGCAACTTGACGGTGCGGCTGCCTGTCATTGAGGACGGTTCGTTTTCCAGAGTGTATGATGAATTTAACGGCATGATCGAAGCGCTGGAGAAGAAGGTGAAGCTGCTGCAGCGGCTGGGCGAACAGGAAGTGATGGAGAAGGAAATCGCGGCGGAAGCCGCCGTTCTGGAAGAGCGGCGCCGGATGGCCCGGGATCTGCATGATACGGTAAGCCAGCAGCTCTTCGCCATCCACATGTCGGCCTCCTCGCTGCCGGCCGTGCTGAAACGGAACCCCGAGCATGGGGATCAGGTGCTCGGCCAGCTTATCGAGATGTCACACATTGCACAGAAGCAGATGCGGGCATTGATCGCACAGCTGCGCCCGGTTGAACTGGAGGGCCGAACGCTTGAGGAAGCGCTTGAGAAATGGTTCCCGGATTACTGCCGCCAAAATGGTTTGAAGGGCATGAAGGACGTTGAACTGTACGGCGGCGTTTCCGAGGCGATCGAGCATCAGCTGTTCTTGATCATACAGGAGGCGGTTGCCAACATCGTCAAGCACGCGGGTGCGGGGCTTGTCAGCATGTCGCTGCGGGAAGACCAGAAGCGGGTCGTGCTCAGCATCAGCGATGACGGCATCGGATTCGACGAGATTGCCGGAAGACAGGGCTCCTACGGACTCTCAACCATGCGGGAGAGGGCGGAGAAGCTTGGCGGGCAGGTCGAGATTATCAGCAAGAAGGGAGCAGGTACGACCGTTAGAGTCAACATTCCTCTGTTTGACGACGAGAACGGGCAGGAAGATAGCGGCGAGGATCAGGCGGAACGGGAAGTACCGGCAGGCGCCGGCACATTGGAAAGGGGAGCGGGAGAATAA
- a CDS encoding response regulator transcription factor: protein MRSRILIVDDDEKIISMLRRGLAFEGYDVLTASNGAEGLKLILSEDPDVVVLDVMMPQVDGFEALRRLREGGSTVPVLMLTAKDEVENRVKGLDTGADDYLVKPFALEELLARVRALLRRKTGEDSSSQRLTFEDLVMDTDAREVIRAGQRLELTAKEFELLHLFMQNPKRVLSRDLIMDKIWGYDYSGESNVLEVYIAMLRQKTEEHGGKRLIQTIRGAGYILRGDN from the coding sequence ATGCGGTCCCGAATTTTAATCGTGGATGATGATGAGAAAATTATTTCGATGCTTCGAAGAGGATTGGCCTTCGAGGGTTATGATGTGCTGACGGCCTCGAACGGGGCCGAAGGCTTGAAACTGATTCTGAGCGAAGATCCGGATGTGGTCGTGCTGGATGTCATGATGCCCCAAGTCGATGGATTTGAAGCGCTGAGAAGGCTTCGTGAAGGGGGCAGCACGGTGCCGGTGCTGATGCTGACCGCGAAAGACGAGGTAGAGAACCGCGTCAAGGGGCTCGATACCGGCGCGGATGATTATTTGGTCAAGCCGTTTGCGCTGGAGGAGCTGCTCGCACGCGTGCGCGCGCTCTTGCGGCGTAAAACTGGGGAGGATTCATCCTCTCAACGCCTGACTTTCGAGGATCTTGTTATGGACACCGATGCCAGGGAAGTCATCCGGGCGGGACAGCGGCTGGAACTGACCGCGAAGGAGTTCGAGCTGCTCCATCTGTTTATGCAGAACCCGAAGCGGGTGCTGTCCCGCGATTTGATCATGGATAAAATATGGGGCTACGATTACAGCGGGGAATCCAACGTGCTGGAGGTCTACATCGCCATGCTCCGGCAGAAGACTGAGGAACATGGAGGGAAGCGGCTGATCCAGACGATCCGCGGAGCTGGCTACATTCTAAGAGGTGACAACTAA
- a CDS encoding response regulator: MSGVIRVLLADDHDMVRMGLKTYLSLDPGFEVIGEAANGQEVIDMLRSADESSRPDLVLMDLMMPIMNGAETTRAVMAEFPEQKIVILTSFLEDDLVVECIEAGAVSYVLKTVSADELIYALQGAFRGMPVMTKDVSEALTRGIRRHMVNEDESGLTEREREVLLLIAEGKSNKEIGEELHISIKTVKTHVSNLLMKCELEDRTQLAIYAHRKGWVKSS, translated from the coding sequence ATGAGTGGGGTAATTCGAGTATTGCTGGCTGATGATCATGATATGGTGCGGATGGGGTTAAAAACCTATTTGTCGCTTGATCCCGGCTTTGAGGTGATCGGCGAAGCGGCGAACGGGCAAGAGGTTATTGACATGCTGCGCAGCGCGGATGAGAGCTCCAGACCGGATCTGGTGTTGATGGATTTAATGATGCCGATCATGAACGGAGCGGAGACGACGCGGGCGGTGATGGCGGAGTTTCCCGAGCAGAAGATCGTCATCTTGACCAGCTTCCTTGAAGATGATCTGGTCGTGGAATGCATTGAGGCAGGCGCGGTCAGCTATGTGCTGAAGACGGTATCCGCCGACGAGCTGATCTATGCCCTTCAGGGGGCGTTCCGGGGTATGCCGGTCATGACGAAGGACGTTTCGGAAGCGTTGACCCGGGGAATCCGGCGGCATATGGTGAACGAAGACGAGTCCGGACTGACCGAGCGGGAGCGGGAAGTCCTGCTGCTGATCGCCGAAGGCAAGAGTAACAAGGAGATCGGGGAGGAGCTGCATATCAGCATCAAAACCGTCAAAACCCATGTCAGCAACCTGCTGATGAAGTGTGAGCTGGAGGACCGGACCCAGCTAGCCATCTATGCCCACCGGAAGGGCTGGGTCAAATCGTCGTAA
- a CDS encoding sensor histidine kinase, giving the protein MSIRLRLTAWYTGILFVTLLIFSSAVYGFVHLYTYDELKQRIVKQSGEMELGTNGFEVFPSRDTADRLEAADLFMQTSTTERLTWRSDNMIFSEVQFDIPPADNIKKYDNKFTRMNINGNSFLVYQKALFKNPSHAILWLQIGANTRLIDQTLDRLQSILIMGSAATLVIASTFGLFLARKSMNPIGKVTEAAEHIQKGTDLSVRIEYDGPQDEIGQLIGTFNAMLERTEGFYKELEDAYAAQRRFVSDASHELRTPLTTIRGNVDLLQKMWTAEQGERMDMDDEMIKQISIEAVGDISDEAKRMSRLVNDMLSLARADTGQTFELSPIPLQPLVEEVARRAQFLEKTAEWHVGRLSVLNGVYVEGNKDYLQQMLFIFIENAFKYTPEGEVSLDAVLYKGQVGLRISDTGIGMDKDEVPFIFERFYRADQSRGVTAGTGLGLSIAKWIIDEHKGSVEVVTRRGEGSTFIVWLPVVFAPPLE; this is encoded by the coding sequence ATGTCCATTCGTTTAAGGCTGACCGCTTGGTATACCGGAATTCTGTTTGTGACGCTGCTGATATTCAGCTCAGCGGTGTACGGCTTTGTACATCTGTACACGTACGATGAGCTGAAACAAAGGATTGTCAAGCAATCAGGCGAGATGGAGCTCGGAACCAACGGCTTCGAAGTGTTTCCTAGCCGTGATACGGCCGACCGGCTCGAAGCTGCTGATTTATTTATGCAGACATCGACTACGGAACGGCTGACATGGCGATCGGATAATATGATTTTTAGCGAGGTCCAGTTTGATATTCCTCCCGCTGACAATATTAAAAAGTACGACAACAAGTTTACACGCATGAATATCAATGGAAACTCTTTTCTTGTATACCAAAAAGCATTGTTTAAAAATCCAAGTCACGCCATCTTGTGGCTTCAAATTGGTGCTAATACAAGATTAATCGACCAAACGCTGGACCGGCTTCAGTCGATCCTGATCATGGGATCGGCTGCAACGCTGGTGATTGCTTCCACCTTCGGTCTGTTCTTGGCGCGTAAATCGATGAACCCGATCGGCAAAGTGACCGAGGCCGCGGAACATATCCAGAAGGGGACGGACCTTAGCGTCCGGATTGAGTACGACGGTCCGCAGGACGAAATCGGACAGTTGATCGGCACCTTTAATGCGATGCTGGAGCGAACCGAGGGATTCTATAAGGAGCTGGAGGATGCCTATGCCGCCCAGCGGCGTTTCGTTTCCGACGCTTCCCATGAGCTCCGGACCCCGCTGACCACGATTCGCGGCAATGTCGACCTGCTGCAGAAGATGTGGACGGCGGAGCAAGGCGAACGAATGGATATGGACGATGAAATGATCAAGCAAATTTCCATCGAGGCGGTCGGTGACATCTCGGACGAGGCCAAACGGATGAGCCGGCTCGTGAACGACATGCTGTCCCTTGCCCGCGCAGATACCGGTCAGACCTTCGAGCTGTCGCCGATTCCTTTGCAGCCGCTCGTTGAGGAGGTTGCGCGGCGGGCGCAGTTTCTGGAGAAGACGGCGGAGTGGCATGTTGGCCGGCTGTCGGTTTTGAACGGGGTTTACGTTGAGGGAAACAAAGATTATCTGCAGCAGATGCTGTTCATATTTATCGAAAATGCATTCAAGTATACGCCGGAAGGCGAGGTCAGCCTGGACGCCGTTCTGTATAAGGGGCAGGTCGGCCTGAGAATTTCGGATACCGGAATCGGCATGGACAAGGACGAGGTGCCTTTTATCTTCGAACGTTTCTACCGCGCGGACCAGTCCCGAGGCGTAACCGCCGGAACGGGCCTTGGGCTCTCGATTGCCAAGTGGATCATCGATGAACACAAGGGCTCGGTCGAGGTCGTTACCCGCAGAGGGGAAGGCAGTACGTTTATTGTATGGCTGCCGGTCGTCTTTGCTCCTCCCCTGGAATAG
- a CDS encoding 4-hydroxy-3-methylbut-2-enyl diphosphate reductase, translating to MEVIKISPRGYCYGVVDAMVLARQAAQNLDLPRPIYILGMIVHNSHVTQSFEDEGIITLDGPNRMEILKQVNSGTVIFTAHGVSPEVRKLARDKGLTTLDATCPDVTKTHDLIRDKVADGYEIIYIGKKGHPEPEGAIGIAPEHVHLIEKEEEIDQLQVDASRIIITNQTTMSQWDIKHIMKRLLEKFPGAEIHNEICLATQVRQEAVAEQAGQADLVIVVGDPRSNNSNRLAQVSEEIAGVPAHRIGDVTELKREWLEGISKVAVTSGASTPTPITKEVIAYLEQYEHDKPETWEIKRTVNMSKLLPPVRAKSKTQA from the coding sequence ATCGAAGTCATCAAAATATCGCCGAGAGGTTACTGCTACGGCGTCGTGGATGCCATGGTGCTGGCACGTCAGGCCGCGCAGAACCTGGATCTTCCCCGGCCAATTTATATATTGGGCATGATTGTGCATAACAGTCATGTCACGCAATCGTTTGAGGATGAAGGCATTATTACGCTGGACGGTCCGAACCGGATGGAAATATTGAAGCAGGTGAACAGCGGGACGGTTATCTTTACCGCACACGGCGTTTCGCCGGAGGTTCGCAAGCTCGCCCGGGATAAAGGGCTGACCACGCTGGATGCGACGTGCCCGGACGTGACGAAGACGCATGATTTGATTCGGGATAAGGTTGCGGATGGATACGAAATTATTTATATCGGCAAAAAAGGCCACCCGGAGCCCGAAGGGGCGATCGGCATCGCGCCTGAGCATGTCCACCTGATCGAGAAGGAAGAGGAGATTGATCAGCTTCAGGTGGATGCATCCCGGATCATCATTACGAACCAGACCACGATGAGCCAGTGGGATATCAAGCATATCATGAAGCGTCTGCTGGAGAAATTCCCGGGCGCTGAAATTCATAACGAAATATGCCTGGCGACGCAGGTACGGCAGGAAGCCGTAGCGGAGCAGGCAGGGCAAGCGGACCTCGTCATCGTGGTTGGCGATCCTCGAAGCAACAACTCGAACCGGCTTGCTCAAGTCTCCGAGGAAATTGCCGGGGTCCCCGCGCACCGGATCGGCGATGTGACCGAGCTGAAGCGCGAGTGGCTTGAAGGCATCAGCAAGGTGGCGGTCACCTCCGGTGCCTCGACGCCGACGCCGATCACCAAAGAGGTCATTGCATACCTGGAGCAGTATGAGCATGACAAACCGGAAACTTGGGAGATCAAGCGCACGGTGAACATGAGCAAGCTGCTGCCTCCGGTACGCGCAAAAAGCAAGACGCAAGCATAA
- a CDS encoding ABC transporter permease: MAQISVKQEPVPKRKKDNLFIRFAKQWDIQLMVLPALALIFIFSYIPMYGILMAFQDYNIFKGMGDSPWAGLKHFRMFFESPEFMNVMRNTIVISLLKFLIGFPAPIILALMLNEVRHMFFKRLVQTVSYLPHFLSWVIVSGFVISLLSTDNGSVNILLMKLNLIEEPINFLSLPEYFWTILVTTGVWKEIGFSSIVYLAAVAGVDPHMYEAADMDGASKFRQIFTITLPSIMPVVVIFMILAIGNLLTAGFEDILLLAKNPVLREVSDVIDTYVYRIGIENSRFSYATAVGLFKAVISVMLLTIANLIARRSGNSLW; the protein is encoded by the coding sequence ATGGCACAAATATCCGTTAAGCAGGAACCTGTTCCTAAACGGAAGAAAGACAATTTGTTTATTCGCTTTGCCAAACAGTGGGATATCCAGCTTATGGTGCTTCCCGCGCTCGCGCTGATTTTTATATTCAGCTACATCCCGATGTACGGGATTTTGATGGCGTTCCAGGACTACAACATTTTCAAAGGAATGGGCGACAGCCCTTGGGCGGGTCTGAAGCATTTCCGGATGTTCTTTGAATCCCCTGAATTCATGAACGTCATGCGCAATACGATTGTCATCAGTTTGCTTAAATTTCTGATTGGCTTCCCGGCACCGATCATCTTGGCGCTGATGCTGAACGAGGTTCGGCACATGTTCTTCAAGCGCTTGGTGCAGACCGTCAGCTACTTGCCGCACTTTTTATCTTGGGTTATCGTATCAGGGTTCGTCATTTCCCTGCTGTCCACGGATAACGGCAGCGTGAATATTTTGTTGATGAAGCTGAACCTGATCGAAGAGCCGATCAACTTCCTGTCCTTGCCGGAATACTTCTGGACCATTCTCGTAACGACAGGCGTCTGGAAAGAAATCGGATTCTCGTCGATCGTATATCTGGCAGCCGTTGCGGGTGTGGATCCGCATATGTACGAAGCGGCCGACATGGACGGAGCCAGCAAGTTCCGCCAGATTTTCACCATTACACTGCCTTCGATCATGCCGGTGGTTGTCATCTTCATGATTCTTGCGATCGGCAACCTGTTGACTGCCGGGTTTGAAGACATCTTGCTCTTGGCGAAGAACCCAGTGCTTAGAGAGGTGTCCGATGTTATTGATACATATGTTTACCGGATCGGCATCGAAAACTCCCGGTTCTCCTATGCAACGGCTGTAGGCTTGTTCAAAGCGGTAATCAGCGTGATGCTTCTGACGATCGCCAACCTGATTGCACGCAGATCGGGCAACAGTCTATGGTAA
- a CDS encoding carbohydrate ABC transporter permease: MVRLGFGDRVMQVIIYIFLALLAFVTFYPFWNGLVISLNSGSDTALGGVTFWPRDFTLENYEIVFQDKRLLNGFGISVARTVVGTISSILVTSIFAYGMTKRELIGRKYYMVMCIITMYFGGGLIPTFMLVRSLGLMDSFWVFIIPSLVSVWNMIIFRTFFQGLPNGLEESAKIDGAGNWGIYFRIILPLSGPVIATLSLFTAVAHWNEWFLPSIYITKEELLPIQTILRQILNSNIMSEQMSQLDSSSAAALSRMQSVTTKSLSMATMIVATLPIIMVYPFVQKHFVKGVLVGSLKE, translated from the coding sequence TTGGTACGATTAGGATTCGGTGACCGCGTCATGCAGGTTATCATCTATATCTTTCTTGCATTGTTGGCTTTTGTGACCTTTTATCCGTTTTGGAACGGACTTGTCATATCATTGAATTCCGGTTCGGATACCGCCCTGGGCGGAGTGACTTTCTGGCCGAGAGATTTTACGCTGGAGAACTATGAAATCGTCTTCCAGGACAAACGGCTGCTGAACGGCTTCGGCATATCCGTCGCGCGGACCGTGGTCGGTACGATCAGCTCGATTTTGGTGACGTCGATCTTTGCTTACGGGATGACGAAGCGCGAGCTCATCGGACGGAAATATTACATGGTGATGTGTATCATTACCATGTACTTCGGGGGCGGCTTGATTCCGACGTTCATGCTCGTCCGCAGTCTGGGTCTGATGGATTCCTTCTGGGTGTTCATCATTCCGAGCTTGGTAAGCGTATGGAACATGATCATATTCCGAACCTTCTTCCAAGGGCTTCCGAACGGGCTGGAGGAGTCTGCCAAGATTGACGGCGCAGGCAATTGGGGGATTTACTTCCGGATTATCCTGCCGCTGTCCGGTCCGGTTATCGCGACACTGTCCCTGTTTACGGCCGTGGCGCACTGGAATGAGTGGTTCTTGCCGAGTATCTACATTACGAAGGAAGAGCTTCTTCCGATTCAGACGATTCTGCGTCAAATTCTGAATTCGAACATCATGTCCGAGCAGATGAGCCAGCTCGATTCCTCGTCGGCGGCAGCGCTGTCGAGAATGCAAAGCGTAACGACCAAATCGTTGTCCATGGCAACGATGATCGTGGCAACCCTGCCGATTATTATGGTGTATCCGTTTGTGCAGAAGCACTTTGTAAAGGGTGTACTGGTAGGTTCTTTGAAAGAGTAG